In a genomic window of Malassezia japonica chromosome 4, complete sequence:
- the SUA7 gene encoding transcription initiation factor IIB (BUSCO:EOG09262PAY; EggNog:ENOG503NU54; COG:K), which translates to MAAESESRAPGAPPSLSDAFAISPRFAAERAERAAHHGLVEAPVLAQRNQAQKAPKQFLPDLNVRLVCPDCQTIPPNITEEFASGDLVCADCGLVLGDRIVDTRSEWRTFANEDGDDPSRVGSASNPILDGIGEQLESRIGARDGGTGTSRELMKTMSRTYATKDRSLLDAFDSIQNKCDSIHLPRTVCDTAKQAYRRVDQEKLLRGKHTDAIIAAAIYVACRVNRVPRTFPEVCALTSARKQQVARCFREMKDAFGLNATGTGSVEGAEDAHDGGPGPGTSGSGTPLGLAVGATDLVARYCNHLGLDMSIVRVTEAITNRIHELGYLAGRSPITIAAASIYLVTLLVNEQRTARRISVAAGVSDVTIKHSFKELLKVQENVLTPEILAKDSRLDVSRLENK; encoded by the coding sequence atgGCGGCAGAGTCGGAGTCGCGGGCGCCCGGTGCGCCTCCTTCGCTCTCGGATGCCTTTGCAATTAGCCCTCGGTTCGCTGctgagcgcgccgagaggGCCGCACACCACGGTCTCGTTGAAGCGCcggtgcttgcgcagcgtaaCCAGGCTCAGAAAGCTCCGAAACAGTTCCTCCCCGACCTGAACGTCCGTCTGGTGTGCCCCGACTGCCAGACGATCCCTCCGAATATCACCGAAGAGTTTGCAAGCGGCGACCTGGTTTGCGCAGATTGCGGCCTGGTCCTGGGCGACCGCATTGTGGATACGCGGTCCGAGTGGCGCACCTTTGCGAACGAAGACGGCGACGACCCCTCGCGTGTGGGTAGCGCCTCGAACCCCATCCTCGATGGAATTGGTGAGCAGCTGGAGAGCAGGATTGGTGCGCGCGATGGTGGTACGGGCACATCGCGCGAGTTGATGAAAACCATGTCGCGGACGTATGCGACCAAAGATCGCTCGCTGCTCGATGCGTTCGACTCGATTCAGAATAAGTGTGACAGTATCCACCTACCGAGGACGGTGTGTGACACGGCAAAGCAGGCTTACCGCCGTGTGGACCAAGAAAAGCTCCTGCGGGGTAAGCACACGGATGCCATTATTGCGGCGGCCATTTACGTGGCGTGTCGTGTGAACCGCGTACCGCGTACCTTCCCTGAGGTGTGTGCACTGACCTCTGCACGCAAGCAGCAGGTGGCACGGTGTTTCCGTGAAATGAAAGATGCCTTTGGTCTGAATGCGAccggcaccggctcggTCGAAGGTGCCGAGgatgcgcacgacggcggGCCCGGCCCTGGCACGTCTGGCAGCGGTACGCCGCTTGGCCTTGCCGTCGGTGCAACGGATCTGGTGGCTCGATACTGCAACCACCTGGGTCTGGATATGTCGATCGTGCGTGTGACGGAGGCGATTACCAACCGCatccacgagctcggctACCTCGCCGGTCGCTCGCCCATTACGATTGCTGCTGCGTCTATCTACCTTGTAACGCTTCTTGTGAATGAACAGCGCACTGCGCGCCGTATTTCAGTCGCGGCCGGTGTGTCGGACGTTACCATCAAGCATTCGTTTAAGGAGCTACTCAAGGTCCAAGAGAACGTCCTCACTCCCGAGATCCTCGCCAAGGATTCGCGACTGGATGTTTCGCGACTGGAGAATAAGTAA
- a CDS encoding uncharacterized protein (EggNog:ENOG503Q2ZE; COG:J; BUSCO:EOG09264R1U), which yields MLLSRTLVQSSRLASARGTFSAPVARIAVQKGLPAAQVAPFSTSRLTSQEAKQPGAEQPAQPESTKVVLPGSTPLPSSVTPAKTFTYTLDTLPPRQDPLLQFIVNLLMKDGKKASAERYIADMLAHMAKLTNSDPLPLVYEAVELAKPILRMQSRKQGGKTMQVPIPLNARQSTRRAIVWIIEASRRRADRAISRRLAVEMLAVLEGNSSVLSRKDEAHKIGTVNRANASVRI from the coding sequence ATGCTCTTGTCCCGTACGCTGGTGCAGAGCAGCCGTTTGGCGTCTGCCCGTGGCACATTTTCGGCCCCGGTGGCTCGCATTGCTGTGCAAAAGGGTCTACCTGCAGCCCAGGTGGCGCCGTTCTCTACGTCTCGTCTGACGAGCCAAGAGGCGAAGCAACCCGGAGCCGAGCAACCTGCTCAGCCCGAGTCTACCAAGGTTGTGCTTCCTGGAAGCACCCCGCTCCCCTCATCTGTAACCCCTGCAAAGACCTTTACCTATACCTTGGACACGCTTCCTCCCCGGCAAGATCCCCTCCTGCAGTTCATTGTGAACCTGCTGATGAAGGATGGCAAGAAGGCTTCTGCCGAGCGCTATATTGCGGATATGCTCGCTCATATGGCTAAGCTGACCAACTCGGACCCCCTTCCGTTGGTGTACGAGGCTGTGGAGCTTGCGAAGCCCATTCTCCGTATGCAATCGCGGAAACAGGGCGGTAAGACGATGCAGGTTCCCATCCCCTTGAACGCGCGGCAAAGCACCCGTCGTGCGATTGTTTGGATTATCGAAGCGAGTCGCCGCCGTGCTGACCGCGCGATCAGCCGTCGTTTGGCGGTCGAGATGCTGGCTGTGTTGGAAGGCAACAGCTCTGTCTTGTCTCgcaaggacgaggcgcacaaaATTGGTACGGTTAACCGTGCGAACGCTAGTGTCCGTATCTAG